A region of Deltaproteobacteria bacterium DNA encodes the following proteins:
- a CDS encoding ABC transporter ATP-binding protein, which yields MLTVSHMTVCYDRAMLLNDISMEVDTGELVSLVGPNGAGKSTLLRAITGLVAWEARLKKRSAEGDITLQGEVTFDGERIDQVPAHRIVERGLIHCPERRRPFREMSVRDNLLAGAYLSRDKTQMAENLSRIYDLFPVLQSRARQISGTLSGGEQQMLAIGRAMMSNPRLLCIDEPSTGLAPKTRAEVFGKIREISGLGITVLLVEQEVSTVFKMASRNYVLSSGKIIAQGHGNDLLQNEVIRKTYLGL from the coding sequence CTGCTGACGGTTTCCCACATGACGGTCTGCTACGACAGGGCCATGCTCTTAAACGATATCAGCATGGAAGTGGACACGGGCGAGCTGGTGAGCCTGGTGGGCCCCAATGGGGCCGGCAAATCGACCCTCCTGCGGGCCATTACCGGGCTGGTGGCCTGGGAGGCCCGGCTCAAGAAGCGCTCGGCCGAAGGAGACATCACCCTCCAGGGGGAGGTGACCTTTGACGGGGAGCGGATCGACCAGGTGCCCGCACACCGGATCGTGGAAAGGGGCCTGATCCACTGCCCGGAACGGCGCCGTCCCTTTCGGGAGATGAGTGTAAGAGACAATCTCCTTGCGGGGGCCTATCTTTCCAGGGACAAGACGCAAATGGCGGAAAACCTCAGCCGGATCTATGACCTCTTTCCGGTCCTCCAATCCCGCGCCAGGCAGATATCCGGAACCTTGTCGGGCGGCGAGCAGCAGATGCTGGCCATCGGCCGGGCCATGATGTCCAACCCCAGACTGCTCTGCATCGATGAGCCCTCCACCGGCCTGGCCCCCAAGACAAGGGCCGAGGTCTTCGGCAAAATCCGGGAAATCAGCGGACTCGGCATTACCGTCCTCTTGGTGGAACAGGAGGTGAGCACGGTGTTCAAGATGGCCTCCCGGAATTATGTCCTCTCCTCGGGCAAGATCATCGCCCAGGGACATGGAAACGACCTTCTCCAGAACGAGGTCATCCGCAAGACCTACCTGGGCCTGTAG